One stretch of Jiangella gansuensis DSM 44835 DNA includes these proteins:
- the serS gene encoding serine--tRNA ligase, translated as MLDLRLIREDPDRVRASQRARGESVDVVDQLFAADESRRSSLSEFERLRAEQKSLGKLIPQASGDEKQALLAKTRELSAAVKAAEAAAAAAQQQLDELSLVPSNLVLDGVPAGGEDDYVVLREVGEKPSLETVRDHLELGEGLRAIDTERGAKVSGARFYFLTGVGAQLELGILNLAMSTAAAAGFTPVITPTLVRPEVMRGTGFLGAHADEVYRLEADDLYLVGTSEVALAGYHSDEIVDLSDGPLRYAGWSACYRREAGSYGKDTRGIIRVHQFQKVEMFSYCRQEDAADEHARLLGWEEQMLAAIEVPYRVIDVAAGDLGSSAARKFDCEAWLPSQSRWLELSSTSNCTTFQARRLGVRERTDTGTRPVATLNGTLGTTRWIVAILENHQQPDGSVRVPAALRPYLGGRDVLEPVTR; from the coding sequence GTGCTAGATCTGCGCCTGATCCGTGAGGATCCCGACCGTGTCCGTGCCTCGCAACGCGCCCGCGGCGAAAGCGTCGACGTCGTCGACCAGCTGTTCGCCGCCGACGAGTCCCGGCGCTCCTCGCTGAGCGAGTTCGAGCGGCTGCGTGCGGAGCAGAAGAGCCTCGGCAAGCTGATCCCGCAGGCGTCCGGTGACGAGAAGCAGGCACTGCTGGCCAAAACCCGCGAGCTGTCCGCCGCCGTGAAGGCCGCCGAGGCCGCAGCCGCCGCGGCGCAGCAGCAGCTCGACGAGCTGTCGCTGGTGCCGTCCAACCTCGTTCTCGACGGTGTGCCCGCCGGCGGCGAGGACGACTACGTCGTGCTGCGCGAGGTCGGTGAGAAGCCGTCGCTGGAGACCGTCCGCGACCACCTGGAATTGGGGGAGGGGCTGCGCGCCATCGACACCGAGCGCGGCGCGAAGGTGTCCGGTGCCCGGTTCTACTTCCTCACCGGCGTCGGCGCGCAGCTGGAACTCGGCATCCTCAACCTGGCCATGAGCACGGCGGCCGCGGCCGGGTTCACGCCGGTCATCACGCCGACGCTGGTCCGGCCCGAGGTCATGCGCGGTACCGGCTTCCTCGGCGCGCACGCCGACGAGGTCTACCGCCTGGAGGCCGACGACCTCTACCTCGTCGGCACCAGCGAGGTCGCGTTGGCCGGATACCACTCGGACGAGATCGTCGATCTGTCCGACGGGCCGCTGCGTTACGCCGGCTGGTCGGCCTGCTACCGGCGCGAGGCGGGTTCTTACGGAAAGGACACCCGCGGGATCATCCGCGTTCACCAGTTCCAGAAGGTGGAGATGTTCTCCTATTGCCGGCAGGAGGACGCGGCCGACGAGCACGCGCGTCTGCTGGGTTGGGAGGAGCAGATGCTGGCCGCCATCGAGGTTCCGTACCGCGTGATCGACGTCGCCGCCGGCGACCTCGGGTCCAGCGCCGCGCGCAAGTTCGACTGCGAGGCCTGGCTGCCGTCGCAGTCGCGCTGGCTGGAGCTGTCGTCCACGTCCAACTGCACGACGTTCCAGGCCCGCCGGCTGGGGGTACGGGAACGCACCGACACCGGCACCCGCCCGGTGGCCACCCTGAACGGCACCCTCGGTACCACCCGGTGGATCGTGGCCATCCTCGAGAACCACCAGCAGCCCGACGGCTCGGTGCGTGTTCCCGCCGCCCTGCGTCCTTACCTCGGTGGCCGCGACGTCCTCGAACCGGTCACCCGGTGA
- a CDS encoding zinc-binding dehydrogenase yields the protein MRAMVITEAGGPDVLSWADVPDPVCGPGEVVVDITASAVNRADILQRQGHYAPPPGVPAWPGLECSGVIREVGAGVSGWRAGDEVCALLGGGGYAERVAVPAGQLLPVPSGVDLVTAAALPEVVCTVWSNLVMAAGLGRDDVLLVHGGASGIGTAAIQIGVARGARVAVTAGSADKLARCAELGASILVNYREDDFVDAVRAATGGRGADIVLDIVGAKYLARNLDVLAPDGRLVVIGLQGGRTAELDLSAMMAKRLQVTGSLLRSRSPAGKAGIVAEVCEHVWPLVESGAVKPVVDRVLPMPEAAAAHRAIEAGEHVGKVVLTT from the coding sequence GTGCGTGCGATGGTCATCACGGAAGCCGGCGGCCCTGACGTCTTGTCGTGGGCGGATGTGCCCGACCCGGTCTGCGGGCCCGGCGAGGTCGTCGTCGACATCACCGCGTCCGCCGTCAACCGCGCCGACATCCTGCAGCGCCAGGGGCACTACGCGCCGCCGCCGGGTGTACCGGCCTGGCCTGGCTTGGAGTGCAGCGGCGTCATCAGGGAGGTCGGTGCCGGCGTCTCCGGCTGGCGGGCCGGCGACGAGGTGTGCGCTCTGCTGGGTGGCGGCGGCTACGCCGAACGTGTCGCGGTGCCGGCCGGACAGCTGCTGCCGGTGCCGAGCGGGGTCGACCTGGTGACGGCGGCGGCGCTGCCGGAGGTCGTCTGCACGGTCTGGTCCAACCTGGTGATGGCCGCGGGACTCGGCCGGGACGACGTCCTGCTCGTGCACGGCGGCGCCAGCGGCATCGGCACGGCCGCCATCCAGATCGGTGTGGCACGGGGCGCCCGGGTGGCCGTGACCGCCGGGTCGGCCGACAAGCTGGCCAGGTGCGCTGAGCTCGGCGCGTCCATCCTGGTGAACTACCGCGAGGACGACTTCGTCGACGCCGTGCGCGCGGCCACCGGCGGCCGCGGCGCCGACATCGTGCTCGACATCGTCGGCGCGAAGTACCTGGCGCGGAATCTCGACGTGCTGGCCCCGGACGGCCGGCTGGTCGTCATCGGGCTGCAGGGCGGCCGGACCGCCGAGCTGGACCTGTCCGCGATGATGGCCAAGCGGCTGCAGGTCACCGGTTCCTTGCTGCGAAGCCGGTCGCCGGCCGGCAAGGCGGGCATCGTCGCCGAGGTGTGTGAGCACGTGTGGCCGCTGGTGGAGTCCGGCGCGGTGAAGCCGGTGGTCGACCGGGTGCTGCCGATGCCGGAAGCGGCGGCCGCGCACCGTGCGATCGAGGCCGGCGAGCATGTGGGGAAGGTTGTGCTCACCACCTGA
- a CDS encoding glycosyltransferase family 2 protein, with the protein MTNLERRVDGVAAIIPAKDEQDRIAATVQATRGIPGVDVVIVVDDGSTDRTTATAQAAGAVVVGHARNRGKAAAMETGATALSAIESRESSRTGPRALLFLDADLEDTAAGAQPLVEPILADEADMTIGILPAQRTEGGGRGLVVDLARTGIERATGWTATQPLSGQRCLTRAAFEAALPLAQGFGVETGLTIDLLRQGFRVTEVDVEFHHRVTGTDLKAQVHRGKQYAHVMRALVTRGIRPAAPARFRTR; encoded by the coding sequence ATGACGAACCTGGAGCGTCGCGTGGACGGTGTCGCCGCGATCATCCCCGCCAAGGACGAACAGGACCGGATCGCGGCCACGGTGCAGGCCACCCGCGGGATCCCGGGCGTCGACGTCGTCATCGTGGTCGACGACGGCTCCACCGACCGCACGACGGCGACGGCACAGGCCGCCGGCGCCGTCGTCGTCGGGCACGCGCGCAACCGGGGCAAGGCGGCCGCGATGGAAACCGGCGCTACCGCGCTGAGCGCCATCGAGTCGAGGGAGTCGTCCCGCACTGGACCCCGGGCGCTGCTGTTCCTGGACGCCGACCTGGAGGACACGGCCGCCGGCGCGCAGCCCCTGGTCGAGCCGATCCTCGCCGACGAGGCCGACATGACCATCGGCATCCTGCCGGCACAGCGCACCGAGGGTGGCGGCCGCGGGCTGGTGGTCGACCTCGCGCGCACGGGCATCGAGCGCGCCACCGGCTGGACCGCCACCCAGCCGCTGTCCGGCCAGCGCTGCCTCACCCGCGCCGCGTTCGAGGCGGCACTCCCGCTGGCGCAGGGGTTCGGCGTCGAAACGGGCCTCACCATCGACCTGCTGCGGCAGGGCTTCCGGGTGACCGAGGTGGACGTGGAGTTCCATCACCGCGTCACCGGCACCGACCTCAAGGCTCAGGTCCACCGTGGCAAGCAGTATGCGCACGTCATGAGGGCGCTGGTGACGCGAGGGATCCGGCCGGCGGCGCCGGCGCGGTTCCGCACCCGCTGA
- a CDS encoding DUF6918 family protein, protein MADTLREILLDPSRRPAVVKDLHQLVDAEVSDKSGVSGMAVKGGYAVLKKINASFVPEAIDSMLDSFVERAEPFYADFQATGGGSLADYFEGRRAEVADALLGVTDARAAASQRDSVKKVYSKLRPQGQKHVEEALPRLATVIESHARATA, encoded by the coding sequence ATGGCTGACACTCTCCGCGAGATCCTCCTCGACCCCAGCCGCCGGCCGGCCGTCGTGAAGGACCTCCACCAGCTCGTCGACGCCGAGGTCTCGGACAAGAGCGGCGTCTCCGGTATGGCGGTCAAGGGGGGTTACGCGGTCCTGAAGAAGATCAACGCGAGCTTCGTCCCCGAGGCCATCGACAGCATGCTCGACTCCTTCGTCGAGCGCGCCGAGCCGTTCTACGCCGACTTCCAGGCCACCGGCGGCGGTTCGCTGGCCGACTACTTCGAGGGCCGGCGCGCCGAGGTCGCCGACGCGCTGCTCGGTGTTACCGACGCCCGCGCCGCGGCGTCGCAGCGCGACAGCGTCAAGAAGGTCTACAGCAAGCTGCGCCCGCAAGGGCAGAAGCACGTCGAGGAGGCGCTGCCGCGGCTGGCCACCGTCATCGAGAGCCACGCCCGCGCCACCGCCTGA
- a CDS encoding HAD-IIB family hydrolase: MTAGNGWRPGLVALDVDGTLVTYAEFHDPPRPAVADAVRRVRDAGSHIVIATGRSLHSTVALFDHLGLKDGYAVCSNGAVVVDVATRTPADVVTFDVSDPVRYFTEQIPDAVLAVEELGRGYRVTGEFPTGDLDGEVVVVEHDELIARPVTRLVVRWPNGDRERLREIARDSGLPSVDYAIGYTAWLDIMPEGVSKASGLSLVASHLGLSAADAMAVGDGHNDLEMLRWARLGVAMGQAPDDVKAAADEVCGDVEDDGLAALLDTHFAASE, encoded by the coding sequence GTGACGGCCGGAAACGGCTGGCGGCCAGGACTCGTCGCGCTGGACGTCGACGGCACCCTGGTCACGTACGCGGAGTTCCACGACCCGCCGCGCCCGGCGGTGGCCGACGCGGTGCGGCGGGTCCGCGACGCCGGCTCGCACATCGTCATCGCAACCGGCCGGTCGCTGCACTCCACGGTGGCGCTCTTCGACCACCTCGGGTTGAAGGACGGATACGCGGTCTGTTCGAACGGTGCCGTGGTGGTCGACGTCGCCACCCGCACGCCGGCCGACGTCGTCACGTTCGACGTCAGCGACCCGGTGCGGTACTTCACCGAGCAGATCCCGGACGCCGTCCTGGCGGTCGAGGAACTCGGCCGCGGATACCGCGTCACCGGTGAGTTCCCCACCGGCGACCTCGACGGTGAGGTCGTCGTGGTCGAGCACGACGAACTGATCGCCCGGCCGGTCACCCGCCTGGTGGTGAGGTGGCCCAACGGCGACCGCGAGCGGCTGCGCGAGATCGCCCGCGACTCCGGCCTGCCCAGTGTCGACTACGCCATCGGCTACACCGCCTGGCTGGACATCATGCCCGAAGGTGTCTCGAAGGCGTCCGGACTGAGCCTGGTGGCGTCGCACCTGGGCCTGTCCGCTGCCGACGCCATGGCGGTCGGCGACGGCCACAACGACCTCGAGATGCTGCGCTGGGCCCGGCTCGGCGTGGCGATGGGCCAGGCTCCCGACGACGTCAAGGCTGCGGCCGACGAGGTCTGCGGCGATGTCGAGGACGACGGCCTCGCCGCCCTCCTGGACACCCACTTCGCCGCATCGGAATGA
- a CDS encoding ABC transporter ATP-binding protein, whose translation MSADVVLELRAVSRSHGDGATEVHALRAVSLQLRAGELVAVMGPSGSGKSTLLLLAGGLDQPTDGAVLVEGTDLSTLNRTQQAAIRRTSLGYVFQDLNLIPALTAAENVALPRELDGVRTRTARAEALAALDEIGVGELADRFPDEMSGGQQQRVAIARALVGPRRLVLADEPTGALDSHTGDEVLRVLRSRCDGGASGLLVTHEARHAAWADRVVFLRDGAMVDDTGVAPQPEVLLGSDGGA comes from the coding sequence GTGAGCGCCGACGTCGTGCTCGAACTGCGAGCAGTGAGCCGATCGCACGGCGACGGCGCCACCGAGGTGCACGCGTTGCGAGCCGTCAGTCTCCAACTGCGCGCCGGTGAGCTGGTGGCCGTCATGGGCCCGTCCGGATCGGGCAAGAGCACGCTGCTGCTCCTGGCCGGCGGACTCGACCAGCCGACCGACGGCGCCGTGCTGGTCGAGGGAACCGACCTGTCCACGCTGAACCGCACGCAGCAGGCCGCCATCCGCCGCACCAGCCTCGGCTACGTCTTCCAGGACCTCAACCTCATCCCGGCGCTGACGGCGGCCGAGAACGTCGCACTGCCCCGTGAACTCGACGGCGTGCGCACCCGGACCGCCCGTGCCGAGGCGTTGGCGGCGCTCGACGAGATCGGTGTCGGCGAGCTCGCCGACCGGTTCCCCGACGAGATGTCCGGTGGTCAGCAGCAACGGGTCGCCATCGCCCGCGCGCTGGTCGGACCCCGCCGGCTGGTGCTGGCCGACGAGCCCACCGGAGCGCTCGACTCGCACACCGGCGACGAGGTCCTACGCGTCCTACGCAGTCGATGCGACGGCGGCGCCTCCGGTCTGCTGGTGACGCACGAGGCCCGGCACGCCGCGTGGGCCGACCGCGTGGTCTTCCTCCGTGACGGCGCCATGGTCGACGACACCGGCGTCGCACCTCAGCCCGAGGTCCTGCTCGGCTCGGACGGTGGGGCATGA
- a CDS encoding NUDIX hydrolase, with product MSLESEVDRPVVHRRTARVLLIEPGGRVLLIEDSDPSAPGAPTFWITPGGGVDPGETLLAAAIREVAEETGLRLDSSAFRGPLAERTVVHAYSDKVAVQSETFFMAAAPGSQIDPAGLTEDERLTVVGHRWWSLEELRLTDRPVWPVGLVDLVAAAETPAAWPVVLSVAEESTVPTNHFAR from the coding sequence ATGTCGCTGGAGTCCGAAGTCGACCGTCCGGTCGTCCACCGCCGCACCGCGCGGGTCCTGCTCATCGAGCCCGGCGGCCGCGTGTTGCTGATCGAGGACAGCGATCCCTCCGCACCCGGCGCACCGACGTTCTGGATCACCCCTGGCGGCGGTGTCGACCCGGGCGAGACACTGCTGGCCGCGGCCATCCGTGAAGTGGCCGAGGAGACCGGGCTGCGGCTCGACTCGTCGGCGTTCCGCGGGCCGCTGGCCGAGCGCACCGTCGTGCACGCCTATTCCGACAAGGTCGCCGTCCAGTCCGAGACGTTCTTCATGGCGGCGGCGCCCGGGTCGCAGATCGATCCGGCCGGGCTCACCGAGGACGAGCGGCTGACGGTCGTCGGGCACCGCTGGTGGAGCCTGGAGGAACTGCGCCTCACCGACCGTCCGGTGTGGCCGGTCGGCCTGGTCGACCTCGTGGCGGCGGCCGAGACCCCCGCCGCCTGGCCGGTCGTGCTGAGCGTCGCCGAGGAGTCGACCGTCCCCACCAACCATTTCGCCCGCTGA
- the pheA gene encoding prephenate dehydratase, with protein MTHRYAYLGPEATFTEAAALRFPALAGAELEPFPSVHAAINAARAGEVTGAVVPVENSVEGSVNATLDELIRGEPVSITAEVLLPVTFTLLARPGLDLAEVRRILTHPVAEAQCRAWVSAKLPEATISLGPSTAAAASAVAARTPGPDGAPYDAAIAAPLAGERYGLTALASDIGEDSDAVTRFVLVTAPGKPARPTGSDKTTLVAFIRDDHPGALLEILEQFATRGVNLTRIESRPTGNGMGRYCFAIDVEGHVADARVGEAMMGLKRVCGTVRFLGSYPRADGIRPPVRPGTSNADFADAASWLDHLRG; from the coding sequence ATGACCCACCGCTACGCCTACCTGGGGCCGGAGGCGACGTTCACCGAGGCAGCCGCGCTGCGTTTCCCCGCGCTGGCCGGTGCGGAGCTCGAGCCCTTCCCGAGCGTGCACGCGGCCATCAACGCCGCCCGCGCCGGCGAGGTCACCGGGGCCGTCGTCCCGGTCGAGAACTCGGTGGAGGGCTCGGTCAACGCCACCCTGGACGAGCTGATCCGCGGTGAGCCGGTCTCCATCACCGCCGAGGTCCTGCTGCCGGTGACGTTCACCCTGCTGGCACGGCCCGGCCTCGACCTCGCCGAGGTCCGCCGCATCCTCACCCACCCGGTGGCCGAGGCACAGTGCCGGGCATGGGTCAGCGCCAAGCTGCCGGAGGCCACGATCTCGCTAGGCCCGTCCACGGCCGCCGCCGCCTCGGCGGTCGCCGCACGCACCCCCGGCCCGGACGGAGCGCCCTACGACGCCGCCATCGCCGCGCCGCTGGCGGGTGAACGTTACGGCCTCACCGCGCTGGCATCCGACATCGGCGAGGATTCCGACGCGGTCACCCGCTTCGTGCTCGTCACAGCGCCGGGCAAGCCGGCCCGCCCGACCGGCTCGGACAAGACCACACTGGTGGCCTTCATCCGCGACGACCACCCCGGCGCGCTGCTGGAGATCCTCGAGCAGTTCGCCACCCGGGGCGTCAACCTCACCCGCATCGAGTCACGGCCCACCGGCAACGGCATGGGCCGCTACTGCTTCGCCATCGACGTCGAGGGTCACGTGGCCGACGCCCGGGTCGGTGAGGCGATGATGGGGCTGAAGCGGGTCTGTGGCACGGTGCGCTTCCTCGGGTCGTACCCGCGCGCCGACGGTATCCGGCCGCCGGTCCGGCCCGGAACCTCCAACGCGGACTTCGCCGACGCCGCATCCTGGCTGGACCACCTGCGCGGCTGA
- a CDS encoding ABC transporter permease, whose protein sequence is MSVRGRGWRPALRIARRQVRRNLGRSVLVAALVGLPVAGATIVEVLVRTVDAPERWTHQQIGDADAAIEVSAWFELPMQTERDVLVGWVPGVTEEIDPQRDPRAVDVAELLPAGTVLVPQAQTYSTGVSYDDLTVRSELQVAVFDADLTDHVVRLEGGRWPESGDEVMVSTALAERLDLTDDDGVLPAATLTFPDGPEVRVTGTAIDPFGLDEEKVVAAPGSQAATFAQATLDGSQESRGTMPGNVTYLADLPAGVDAMDLVMPLAGEGVRVAPRDVLLNPDDYMPDSYTVTSASSASTAALVALVVGLGLLEVVLLAGAAFAVGARRQVRDLGLMAAAGATANQVRRTVLAQGIVLGGLGAAMGVVAGAAIVVGGRPVWERIVGEFIESWHFNWVVIAVAAGVGVLSGLAAAVVPARGAARMRPVDALARRFRTSRIAARLPVVGLVLILVGGSGALLASRMLAGGLREYGEALQRLAGTGVSVEAPNSAAYVIAQLAGAVLVITGLLISLPGLISVLARGAHRLGISPRMALRDAARHRHRTAPAVAAIVIVVAGSTGMAFGLGGTQRADELRYVPAVPDDVMYVEPNGLSDADIERTTEAAVQIALDVLPDARTVESRDTAHGVVYPGPADASAAGCPECVVHGSLGLAVADADVMELAAGRAPSQAELDAVAAGQVVVYNESYVDADGNAVIEVYSDDLEPTRLVLPGHAVTGGGTYERLPGAFASAETLAAADILVEGTSTYVVHGDAGQDQVDETMIAAEAAGARLVVAEPPEQGGHPAALGLTVASGFVTLVGVAIAVSLAAAEGRADLATLAAVGAPPRRRRSLAGAQAFVVGGIGVVLGSGLGVYFAYLAWPALGLPHFVWSWETLVVTGVVVPVLAVLVAVACTPSRLPMARRLE, encoded by the coding sequence ATGAGCGTGCGGGGACGCGGGTGGCGACCCGCGCTGCGCATCGCCCGTCGCCAGGTCCGTCGCAACCTGGGCCGGTCGGTGCTCGTCGCCGCCCTGGTGGGTCTCCCGGTAGCGGGCGCGACCATCGTCGAGGTCCTGGTCCGCACCGTCGATGCGCCGGAGCGTTGGACGCATCAGCAGATCGGCGACGCCGACGCGGCCATCGAGGTCTCCGCCTGGTTCGAACTACCCATGCAAACCGAGCGCGACGTGCTGGTCGGCTGGGTGCCGGGGGTCACGGAGGAGATCGATCCGCAGCGCGACCCGCGCGCCGTCGATGTCGCGGAGCTGCTGCCGGCCGGCACGGTGCTCGTGCCTCAGGCCCAGACCTACAGCACCGGGGTCAGCTACGACGATCTCACTGTCCGCAGTGAGCTCCAGGTCGCGGTCTTCGATGCGGACCTCACCGACCACGTGGTCCGGCTGGAAGGTGGGCGGTGGCCCGAGTCCGGCGACGAGGTCATGGTGTCGACGGCGCTCGCCGAACGGCTGGACCTGACCGACGACGACGGCGTCCTGCCCGCCGCCACCCTGACGTTCCCGGACGGGCCCGAGGTCCGGGTGACCGGGACCGCGATCGACCCGTTCGGGCTCGACGAGGAGAAGGTCGTGGCCGCGCCTGGGTCACAGGCCGCGACCTTCGCCCAGGCCACGCTCGATGGCTCGCAGGAGTCGCGCGGCACGATGCCCGGTAACGTCACCTACCTGGCCGACCTGCCGGCGGGCGTCGACGCGATGGACCTGGTGATGCCGCTGGCCGGCGAGGGTGTCCGGGTGGCTCCGCGCGACGTCCTGCTCAACCCGGATGACTACATGCCGGACAGCTATACCGTGACGTCGGCCTCGTCGGCCAGCACTGCCGCACTGGTGGCGCTGGTGGTAGGGCTCGGGCTGCTGGAGGTGGTGCTGCTCGCCGGGGCGGCGTTCGCCGTCGGTGCCCGGCGCCAGGTCCGCGACCTGGGGCTGATGGCCGCCGCCGGCGCCACCGCGAACCAGGTCCGCAGGACGGTCCTCGCCCAGGGCATCGTGCTGGGTGGTCTGGGTGCGGCCATGGGCGTCGTGGCGGGCGCGGCCATCGTGGTCGGAGGCCGGCCCGTCTGGGAACGGATCGTCGGTGAGTTCATCGAGAGCTGGCACTTCAACTGGGTGGTGATCGCAGTCGCCGCCGGCGTCGGCGTACTGTCCGGTCTCGCCGCGGCCGTCGTTCCCGCCCGGGGCGCCGCTCGGATGAGGCCGGTCGACGCGCTGGCCCGGCGCTTCCGCACCTCCCGCATCGCGGCCAGGTTGCCCGTGGTCGGTCTTGTGCTGATCCTGGTCGGCGGAAGTGGTGCGCTCCTGGCCAGCCGGATGCTGGCCGGCGGGCTGAGGGAGTACGGCGAAGCCCTGCAACGGCTGGCCGGTACCGGCGTGTCCGTCGAGGCGCCGAACTCGGCGGCCTACGTCATCGCGCAGCTCGCCGGTGCCGTGCTCGTCATCACCGGCCTGCTGATCAGCCTGCCCGGCCTGATCTCGGTGCTGGCCCGCGGCGCGCACCGCTTGGGCATCTCGCCGCGGATGGCGTTGCGCGACGCGGCTCGGCACCGGCACCGCACCGCGCCCGCAGTGGCCGCCATCGTCATCGTGGTGGCCGGTTCGACGGGGATGGCGTTCGGCCTGGGCGGTACCCAGCGAGCCGACGAGCTTCGTTACGTCCCGGCGGTTCCCGACGACGTCATGTACGTCGAGCCCAACGGGTTGAGCGACGCTGACATCGAACGGACGACCGAGGCGGCGGTACAGATCGCACTCGATGTCCTGCCGGATGCCCGGACCGTCGAGTCGCGCGACACCGCGCACGGTGTCGTCTACCCAGGGCCGGCCGATGCCTCGGCGGCCGGCTGTCCGGAGTGTGTGGTCCACGGGTCACTGGGTCTGGCGGTCGCCGACGCCGACGTCATGGAACTGGCGGCCGGGCGGGCTCCGTCGCAGGCAGAACTGGATGCCGTCGCCGCCGGCCAGGTGGTGGTCTACAACGAGTCGTACGTGGACGCCGACGGCAACGCCGTGATCGAGGTGTACAGCGACGACCTGGAGCCCACACGCCTCGTACTGCCCGGTCATGCGGTCACCGGTGGCGGCACCTACGAGCGGCTACCCGGCGCGTTCGCATCCGCCGAAACACTGGCGGCGGCGGACATCCTCGTCGAGGGGACATCGACGTATGTGGTGCACGGCGACGCCGGCCAGGACCAAGTCGACGAGACCATGATCGCGGCGGAGGCGGCGGGCGCACGGCTCGTCGTCGCGGAACCGCCGGAGCAGGGTGGCCACCCCGCCGCGCTGGGGCTGACGGTGGCCTCCGGGTTCGTCACCCTGGTCGGCGTGGCCATCGCCGTGTCGCTGGCGGCGGCCGAGGGTCGCGCCGACCTGGCAACGCTCGCCGCGGTCGGTGCCCCGCCCCGCCGCCGTCGCAGCCTGGCCGGCGCGCAGGCGTTCGTCGTCGGCGGCATCGGGGTGGTGCTCGGCTCGGGGCTGGGGGTCTATTTCGCGTACCTGGCGTGGCCGGCCCTGGGTCTACCCCATTTCGTCTGGTCCTGGGAGACGCTCGTGGTCACCGGGGTCGTGGTGCCGGTCCTGGCCGTGCTCGTCGCGGTGGCCTGCACCCCGAGCCGGTTGCCGATGGCGCGGAGGCTGGAATGA
- a CDS encoding bacterial proteasome activator family protein, with the protein MTEPNENTERRESANGGEQRVVVVGPEGMAVEGPTGDQDEQRSLTDLVEQPAKVMRIGSMIKQLLDEVKAAPLDEASRRRLGEIHRASLDELEDGLAPELVDELERLALPFGDDTVPTDAELRVAQAQLVGWLEGLFHGIQTTLFAQQMAARAQLEQMRRALPPGVQMAPGQMPGAGGPAEQPDDRERGSGMYL; encoded by the coding sequence ATGACAGAGCCGAACGAGAACACCGAACGCCGAGAGTCCGCCAACGGTGGCGAGCAGCGCGTCGTGGTGGTCGGGCCTGAGGGCATGGCTGTCGAGGGTCCCACGGGCGACCAGGACGAACAACGCTCGCTCACCGACCTGGTCGAGCAGCCCGCGAAAGTCATGCGCATCGGCAGCATGATCAAGCAGCTGCTGGACGAGGTGAAGGCCGCTCCGTTGGACGAGGCGAGCCGGCGCCGGCTGGGCGAGATCCACCGCGCCTCGCTCGACGAGCTGGAGGACGGGCTGGCGCCGGAGCTCGTCGACGAGCTCGAGCGTCTCGCGTTGCCGTTCGGCGACGACACCGTCCCCACCGACGCGGAACTGCGGGTGGCGCAGGCGCAGCTGGTCGGCTGGCTGGAGGGCCTGTTCCACGGCATCCAGACCACGCTGTTCGCTCAGCAGATGGCGGCGCGGGCACAGCTGGAGCAGATGCGCCGGGCACTCCCGCCGGGGGTGCAGATGGCTCCGGGCCAGATGCCCGGTGCTGGTGGGCCGGCCGAGCAGCCGGACGACCGCGAGCGCGGCAGCGGCATGTACCTCTGA
- a CDS encoding PadR family transcriptional regulator: protein MSIRHGLLALLERSPMYGYQLRHEFERSTGTTWPLNIGQVYTTLARLERDGMVEQTGESDEDGKVVYRLTDAGHAELTGWFATPIAGSDRPRDELAIKVALAVTTPGVDVRAVLQTQRTATLRHLQELTRLKAMADDTDDTVWLLVLDSMVFRAEAEVRWLDHSETRLARLAPRPASSAPSHPLPRDVAGPVSVDDESVSR from the coding sequence ATGTCGATCCGTCACGGCCTCCTGGCCCTGCTCGAACGTTCCCCGATGTACGGCTACCAGCTACGGCACGAGTTCGAGCGGTCCACCGGGACGACGTGGCCATTGAACATCGGGCAGGTGTACACCACCCTCGCCCGGCTCGAACGCGACGGCATGGTCGAGCAGACCGGCGAGTCCGACGAGGACGGCAAGGTCGTCTACCGGCTCACCGACGCCGGCCACGCCGAGCTCACCGGCTGGTTCGCCACGCCCATCGCCGGCTCCGACCGGCCGCGGGACGAACTGGCCATCAAGGTGGCGCTCGCCGTCACCACGCCAGGCGTCGACGTCCGCGCCGTCTTGCAGACCCAGCGCACCGCGACCCTGCGGCACCTGCAGGAGCTGACCCGGCTCAAGGCCATGGCCGACGACACCGACGACACGGTCTGGTTGCTCGTGCTCGACTCCATGGTGTTCCGCGCGGAGGCCGAGGTGCGCTGGCTCGATCACTCCGAGACCCGGCTGGCCCGGCTCGCTCCCCGCCCGGCCAGCTCGGCGCCGTCGCACCCGCTGCCGCGGGACGTCGCCGGCCCCGTCTCCGTCGACGACGAGTCGGTGTCCCGGTGA